The Reichenbachiella carrageenanivorans region GATGGCATAGATGCCAGGAATATTGGTTTTGTAGTAATCATCGACTAAGATTTTACCTTTGTCGGTCATCACGCCTACATCTTCTAGGCCAATGCCTTCGAGGTTAGATGATACACCTACGGCAGAAAGTACGATATCGCATTCGATTTGTTCTTCGCCTTTTTTGGTTTTCACTGATACCTTACAAGTTTTTCCTTTGGTGTCTACAGCAGTCACTTCAGAGTCCGTCATGATTTTCATGCCTGCTTTTTTGAAGGACCTTGCGAGCTGCTTAGAGATATCTTCGTCCTCTACAGGTACAATGTTTGGCAAGTACTCTACGATGGTCACTTCAGTGCCAATAGAGTTGTAGAAGTAAGCGAACTCTACGCCGATTGCACCAGAGCCTACGATGACCATTTTCTTAGGCTGCTTGGGCAAGTTCATCGCCTCTCTGTAGCCAATGATTTTTTTGCCGTCGATAGGCAAGTTTGGCAATTCTCTTGAGCGTCCACCAGTAGCCACGATGATGTGGTCAGCTGTATAGTTTTCTGATTTGCCTTTGTCGTCTGTGACTATTACGGTTTTGTTGGCGGCCAATTTACCGAAACCGAGCAATTGATCAATTTTGTTTTTCTTGAAAAGAAACTGGATGCCTTTGCTCATGCCATCGGCCACACCACGACTTCTTTTTACCATGCCTGAAAAATCAGCCTTAGGGTCTTTTACGCTGATGCCATAGTCTTCTGCGTGAGATAAGTATTCAAATACTTGCGCACTTTTGAGTAGGGCTTTGGTAGGGATACATCCCCAGTTGAGACAGATGCCACCGATTTCGGCTTTTTCTACTACTGCCACTTTTTTTCCTAATTGAGATGCTCTGATCGCTGCTACATAACCTCCCGGTCCGCTACCGATCACTATAAGATCATATTTGTTCGCCATAATTTTTGCTTTGTGGATAATAAAATTGGCTGGCCCGTCAGCCTCAAAAAACTAGCGCAAATTTAATCGCTTTGCCTAGAGAAAAAAACTTATTTGGAATAGTGAATGGTTAAATCCATGTTAAACCTGAAACAGCGTTAAACCTTAATGTATCATGCAGGTTAAATTCAAGATAGGAGAGATGCATTCGATTGGCATTTAGCTAAAGCAAAAAAAAATGCCCCTTACCTACTGGAGGTAAGGGGCATTTTAGAACTTAATGTCTTGATACGATTAGCCAATCGCCTTTGCGATGGTTTCTCCGATATCGGCAGGAGAGTTTACCACGTGAAGTCCACATTCAGTCATGATCTTCATTTTAGCTTCAGCTGTGTCGTCTGCGCCACCGATGATTGCACCAGCATGACCCATTCTTTTTCCTTTAGGAGCAGTTTGTCCTGCGATAAATCCAACTACAGGCTTTGGATTGCCTTGTGCTTTGATCCATCTGGCAGCTTCTGCTTCGTAGTTTCCTCCGATCTCACCGATCATTACGATGGCGTCTGTTTCTGGGTCGTTCATCAAAAGTTCTACTGCTGCTTTTGTAGATGTACCGATGATTGGATCGCCTCCGATACCAATAGCGGTAGAGATCCCCAATCCTGCTTTTACTACTTGGTCAGCTGCTTCGTAAGTCAAAGTACCAGATTTAGATACGATACCGATTCTTCCTTTTTTGAAAACAAAGCCTGGCATGATGCCTACTTTGGCCTCTCCTGGGGTGATTACGCCTGGGCAGTTAGGGCCGATCAAGGTTACGTCTCTGTTTTGGATGTATTTTTTGGCCGCTACCATGTCTTTTACAGGGATGCCTTCTGTGATCGTGATAATCACAGCGATACCTGCATCAGCAGCCTCCATGATTGCGTCAGCAGCAAATGCTGGCGGCACGAAAATAATTGAAACGTTAGCGCCAGCTTGGTCTACGGCTTCTTTTACTGTGTTGAACACAGGCTTGTCCAGATGAGTCTGACCACCTTTGCCAGGAGTCACTCCGCCTACTACATTACTTCCGTACTCGATCATCTGCGTTGCGTGAAAGGTACCCTCAGTGCCAGTAAAGCCCTGAACTATGATTTTCGAATCTTTATTTACTAATACGCTCATGCTATTTCAATTTTGGTGCAAAAATAGGATAATAAATGGCATAATCAAGGGCTCTGGGAAGAGTTGAGCAAGTTATTGAATGAATAATTGACCCAGATTAGAGATATGCGGATTGCTAGTCGTTGATATTGATTGGGTTAGGCCATTTTTGAATAGGAGACCGTCATGTATTTGTCGATAAATTCACGGATACACCCATCACCACCATTTCGCTTTAAAACAAGGTCTACATAAGAGACTACTTCGTCGGCAGCATCTGCAGGGCAAGCCGAAATGCCTACTTTTTTCATGGCGGGGATGTCGTTGAGGTCGTCGCCTATAAATGCAATTTCGCTTAGGTCTAAGTCAAGTTCGCTACACCAGCCTTCGATGATTTCGTCTTTTTCTTCTAGGCCTGTATAAATATGCGATACACCTAGCATTTGGCCTCTAGCTTGTATAGCGCCGCCAGAGAAGCTGTGACTCACAATGCCCACTCGGATACCTTTTTTGATGAGCATTCGAATACCCAGACCATCACGTGCGTGAAATTGTTTGAATTGTTGGCCTTCCTCGGTTACATTGATACGACCGTCAGTCATGGTGCCGTCTACATCGAGGATGAGCATTTTAATTTTTTCTGTGTTGATCATGATTAGTCTTTAGGTTCATAAACTCGCAACAAAGAAACGATCTAATTTGAAAAATCAAACATCCGAAGGTGCATTTCAGAGATTAAGTTTTACGCTTTAGCGAAAAAGTATGGGTGTGTAGCCGATAAAAATTTTCTGCTTTCCAAAACTTACTATATTGGCAAACTCAAAAGAGTGAGCAGCTAGGATTTGAGCTGTGAAGGTTTAGTAAGAAAGTATTTTAAAATAAGTATATGTCAGAGCAAAAGGGGAGTATGATCGTACCGATCTCAATAGTAGCAGGGTTGTTTGCCACATTAGGATTTATCACTTGGGTGAATGGGGCCTTGATTCCATTTATGAAATCTATCTGTGAACTTACAGATGCAGAGTCGTTTTTGGTGGCGTCGGCTTCTTATATCTCCTTTTGTGTGATGGCATTGCCGGCCTCGTTTATCCTTCAAAAAATTGGTTATAAAAAAGGCATGTCTTTCGGCTTGCTGCTGATGGCTGCTGGGGCGTTGGTCTTTATTCCAGCTGCTTCGTCTCGGACGTACTTTGTTTTTCTTACGGGTATTTTTATCCAAGGGGCGGGCATGACGCTCTTGCAGACGGCCGTCAATCCATACATTACCATTCTAGGGCCAATGGAAAGTGCCGCCAAGCGTATCTCCATCATGGGTATTTGCAATAAGGCCGCGGGTGCTATCGGATCAGTGATTTTTGGTACACTACTCCTTTCGGGAATCAATGAAAAAAATGAAATGCTAGCCGCAGTGGGTGAGGCAGAAAAGGAGACCTTACTCAATACCATGGCAAGTGGTGTCGTGACTCCATATATTGTTATGGCCGCGGTATTGGTCGTGTTGGCCTTGCTGATTCGAGTAGCGCCGCTGCCAGATATAGAGGCACCAGAGTCCGACGAAACCAACGAGTCTGGCGTGTCCAAAACCAGTATTTTTCAATTTCCACATTTGTGGTTGGGCGTGCTTACGCTATTCACCTATGTGGGCGCAGAAGTGATTGCAGGGGACTCCATTATTAAGTATGGTTTGACTCTTGGTCTTGACAACGCAGAGTTTTTTACCTCTTTTACTTTAGGTGCGATGATTGTAACTTACCTGCTAGGTGTGGTACTTATTCCTAAATTCATTAGTCAAGAAACTGCGTTAAAAATTAGCGCCATATTAGGCATCATATTTTCATTCTGTATCTTATTTACTACAGGGTTTACCTCTGTATTGTTTGTAGCTTCGCTAGGTATCGCCAATGCATTGGTTTGGCCAGCGGTTTGGCCGTTGGCTTTGAATGGGTTAGGAAAATTCACTAAAACAGCCTCAGCTCTATTGGTAATGGGTATTTCTGGAGGAGCGGTGATCCCGCCACTATATGGGGCATTGGAGGATGCTAAGAAAGCAGCGCTGACGGCAGAGGGGGCTGTAGATGTAGCTGCTACGGCCGCTACAGGTAGCTACTGGATTTTGTTGCCTTGCTATGCGGTAATCTTATTTTATGCGTTTTCTGGGCACAGAATAGGCTTAAATAAAAAATAAGTAATTGGTTGATAGAAGTCGTATGTGTTGACATGCGACGCTTGCCCCATCCTTTTGTAAAAAGCCACTTAATGGTTTGACATAGAGACATAGAGTATTTTTTTTACCTAAGCCTAATGAGACTTTCAGTACATACAGGTTTAGAGTGCAAGGTTTTGGGTTAGATGGCCGTCCTAAATAATGTTTTGGGGCGGCTTTTTTGTCTCCTATCGTCCATAGCTACCATTGATGTATTTTTTGATGGTAAAATTGGTAATTTTTCTACCTTGCATAATTAGAACTAATTTCCAATTGAAATGATAAAACTTAAAACGTACACCAAAATTTTCCTGCTTGCTAGTGCGGTCTTAATTCTTGGTTGTGAACCGACCAACCAAGAATCTAAGGAGGAGGTTGAGGTAGTGAGTCTAGACCTTTCGCTTAGAGACACTACCACATTGCCTAGCCAAAATTTCTACAGATATGCTAATGGTACTTGGCTAGACAAGACCGAAATCCCTGCTGATAGATCCGCTTGGGGGAGCTTTCATGAACTCTTCGAAAACAATGAAAAAGTACTCAGTTTTGTGCTTGAGCAAGCCACCAAAGGCGAGCTCTACGACGAAAATTCTAACGAAATAAAAGCAGCTAATTTCTACGCTTCGGCTATGGATTCGTTGGCTATCGAGCAGCAAGGTACTGAGCCTCTCATGCCTATGCTTGCACGCATAGACGAGCTAGTTAGCAAAGATGATATGGAGGGCACATTGTCAGCCTTGCAAATGATCGGGGTGACACCACTTTTCAATATTTATGTGGGTATAGATGATAAGCAGACGGATCGTTACATTATGAATGTGACACAGTCGGGTTTAGGGCTTCCTGATCGGGATTATTACTTCAGAGAAGACAAAACAGGACAGGATATTATTGCTGGTTACAAGGCTTTTATTACCAAAATTTTTGTATTGGTAGGAGAGGATTCATTAGCAGCAGCGAGCAAGGCAGAAAATATTTATGCTTTGGAGGCAGAGTTGGCAGCCAACTCGATGACCCGACTAGAACGCAGAAACCCTGAGACGAACTATAATAAAATCACGCTGGCAGAACTGCAAGAGAATAGCAGTTGGTTGGACTGGAATCGTTTTTTTAAAGGGATCGGAGTCAACGGTATCAGTGAGATTAATGTAAACCAGTTGGATTATATCACTAAACTCACAGACGTGATTGGCTCGGCAAACTTAGCTGAC contains the following coding sequences:
- a CDS encoding KdsC family phosphatase produces the protein MINTEKIKMLILDVDGTMTDGRINVTEEGQQFKQFHARDGLGIRMLIKKGIRVGIVSHSFSGGAIQARGQMLGVSHIYTGLEEKDEIIEGWCSELDLDLSEIAFIGDDLNDIPAMKKVGISACPADAADEVVSYVDLVLKRNGGDGCIREFIDKYMTVSYSKMA
- the lpdA gene encoding dihydrolipoyl dehydrogenase, whose protein sequence is MANKYDLIVIGSGPGGYVAAIRASQLGKKVAVVEKAEIGGICLNWGCIPTKALLKSAQVFEYLSHAEDYGISVKDPKADFSGMVKRSRGVADGMSKGIQFLFKKNKIDQLLGFGKLAANKTVIVTDDKGKSENYTADHIIVATGGRSRELPNLPIDGKKIIGYREAMNLPKQPKKMVIVGSGAIGVEFAYFYNSIGTEVTIVEYLPNIVPVEDEDISKQLARSFKKAGMKIMTDSEVTAVDTKGKTCKVSVKTKKGEEQIECDIVLSAVGVSSNLEGIGLEDVGVMTDKGKILVDDYYKTNIPGIYAIGDIVHGPALAHVASAEAIICAEKICGHSPEPLDYGNIPGCTYCSPEIASVGMTEKAAKEAGYEIKVGKFPFSASGKAQAGGNPEGFVKVIFDAKYGEWLGCHLIGANVTEMIAEAVVSRKLETTGHEIMKAVHPHPTMSEAIKDAVEDAYGEAVHL
- the sucD gene encoding succinate--CoA ligase subunit alpha; amino-acid sequence: MSVLVNKDSKIIVQGFTGTEGTFHATQMIEYGSNVVGGVTPGKGGQTHLDKPVFNTVKEAVDQAGANVSIIFVPPAFAADAIMEAADAGIAVIITITEGIPVKDMVAAKKYIQNRDVTLIGPNCPGVITPGEAKVGIMPGFVFKKGRIGIVSKSGTLTYEAADQVVKAGLGISTAIGIGGDPIIGTSTKAAVELLMNDPETDAIVMIGEIGGNYEAEAARWIKAQGNPKPVVGFIAGQTAPKGKRMGHAGAIIGGADDTAEAKMKIMTECGLHVVNSPADIGETIAKAIG
- a CDS encoding sugar MFS transporter, with protein sequence MSEQKGSMIVPISIVAGLFATLGFITWVNGALIPFMKSICELTDAESFLVASASYISFCVMALPASFILQKIGYKKGMSFGLLLMAAGALVFIPAASSRTYFVFLTGIFIQGAGMTLLQTAVNPYITILGPMESAAKRISIMGICNKAAGAIGSVIFGTLLLSGINEKNEMLAAVGEAEKETLLNTMASGVVTPYIVMAAVLVVLALLIRVAPLPDIEAPESDETNESGVSKTSIFQFPHLWLGVLTLFTYVGAEVIAGDSIIKYGLTLGLDNAEFFTSFTLGAMIVTYLLGVVLIPKFISQETALKISAILGIIFSFCILFTTGFTSVLFVASLGIANALVWPAVWPLALNGLGKFTKTASALLVMGISGGAVIPPLYGALEDAKKAALTAEGAVDVAATAATGSYWILLPCYAVILFYAFSGHRIGLNKK